A window of Ranitomeya variabilis isolate aRanVar5 chromosome 2, aRanVar5.hap1, whole genome shotgun sequence contains these coding sequences:
- the SLC35C1 gene encoding GDP-fucose transporter 1 isoform X1 yields the protein MHRALKRSGILRMALSGEQEKGAGEAFLVRAVKIALVVLLYWFISITMVFLNKYLLDSPVLRLDAPLFVTFFQCLVTVLLCKGLSLLALLLPGGSVDFPSVRFDLKVLRSVLPLSLVFIGMITFNNLCLKHLGVAFYTVGRCLSTVFNVLLSYVLLKQTTSLSALLSCGVILGGFLLGIDQEGSEGTLSWAGIFFGVLASLCVSLNAIYTKKVLPAVDGSIWRLTFYNNVNACFLFLPLLLVFGELSTLSAFDKLYSSYFWGMMTLGGIFGFAIGYVTGLQIKFTSPLTHNISGTAKACAQTVLAVSYYQQTKSFLWWTSNVMVLGGSFCYTWVKGLEMKKTQDQDEPANSNEEKSSPGV from the exons ATGCACAGGGCTCTGAAGCGCTCCGGCATCCTGAGGATGGCGCTGTCCGGGGAGCAGGAGAAGGGGGCAGGAGAGGCCTTCCTGGTGCGGGCAGtgaagatcgccctggtggtcctgctcTACTGGTTCATCTCCATCACCATGGTGTTCCTGAACAAGTACCTGCTGGACTCCCCGGTCCTCCGCCTGGACGCCCCGCTCTTCGTCACCTTCTTCCAGTGCCTGGTGACCGTGCTGCTGTGTAAGGGGCTGAGCCTGCTGGCCCTGCTGCTCCCGGGGGGCTCCGTGGACTTCCCCTCCGTGCGCTTCGACCTGAAGGTCCTGCGCAGCGTCCTGCCGCTGTCCCTGGTCTTCATCGGCATGATCACCTTCAACAACCTGTGCCTCAAGCACCTCGGGGTGGCCTTCTACACCGTGGGCCGCTGCCTCAGCACCGTCTTCAACGTGCTCCTGTCCTACGTCTTACTGAAGCAGACCACCTCACTGTCCGCGCTGCTGTCCTGTGGGGTCATCCTAG GAGGCTTTTTGCTGGGCATAGACCAAGAGGGCTCAGAAGGCACCCTGTCCTGGGCTGGCATTTTCTTCGGTGTCCTGGCCAGTCTGTGTGTGTCCCTGAACGCCATTTACACCAAAAAAGTCCTTCCGGCCGTAGACGGCAGCATCTGGCGCCTGACTTTCTACAACAACGTGAATGCCTGCTTCCTCTTCTTGCCCCTTCTGCTCGTATTCGGGGAGCTGAGCACCCTCAGTGCCTTTGACAAGCTTTACTCCTCCTACTTCTGGGGCATGATGACCCTCGGGGGCATTTTTGGCTTTGCTATCGGCTACGTGACTGGTTTGCAGATTAAATTCACCAGTCCTCTCACCCACAACATCTCTGGCACTGCCAAGGCCTGTGCCCAGACTGTCCTGGCCGTATCGTACTACCAGCAGACTAAGAGTTTCCTGTGGTGGACCAGCAATGTAATGGTGCTCGGCGGGTCCTTCTGCTACACGTGGGTGAAAGGTCTGGAAATGAAGAAGACGCAAGATCAGGATGAGCCGGCGAACAGTAACGAGGAGAAAAGTTCTCCGGGGGTGTAA
- the SLC35C1 gene encoding GDP-fucose transporter 1 isoform X2 codes for MALSGEQEKGAGEAFLVRAVKIALVVLLYWFISITMVFLNKYLLDSPVLRLDAPLFVTFFQCLVTVLLCKGLSLLALLLPGGSVDFPSVRFDLKVLRSVLPLSLVFIGMITFNNLCLKHLGVAFYTVGRCLSTVFNVLLSYVLLKQTTSLSALLSCGVILGGFLLGIDQEGSEGTLSWAGIFFGVLASLCVSLNAIYTKKVLPAVDGSIWRLTFYNNVNACFLFLPLLLVFGELSTLSAFDKLYSSYFWGMMTLGGIFGFAIGYVTGLQIKFTSPLTHNISGTAKACAQTVLAVSYYQQTKSFLWWTSNVMVLGGSFCYTWVKGLEMKKTQDQDEPANSNEEKSSPGV; via the exons ATGGCGCTGTCCGGGGAGCAGGAGAAGGGGGCAGGAGAGGCCTTCCTGGTGCGGGCAGtgaagatcgccctggtggtcctgctcTACTGGTTCATCTCCATCACCATGGTGTTCCTGAACAAGTACCTGCTGGACTCCCCGGTCCTCCGCCTGGACGCCCCGCTCTTCGTCACCTTCTTCCAGTGCCTGGTGACCGTGCTGCTGTGTAAGGGGCTGAGCCTGCTGGCCCTGCTGCTCCCGGGGGGCTCCGTGGACTTCCCCTCCGTGCGCTTCGACCTGAAGGTCCTGCGCAGCGTCCTGCCGCTGTCCCTGGTCTTCATCGGCATGATCACCTTCAACAACCTGTGCCTCAAGCACCTCGGGGTGGCCTTCTACACCGTGGGCCGCTGCCTCAGCACCGTCTTCAACGTGCTCCTGTCCTACGTCTTACTGAAGCAGACCACCTCACTGTCCGCGCTGCTGTCCTGTGGGGTCATCCTAG GAGGCTTTTTGCTGGGCATAGACCAAGAGGGCTCAGAAGGCACCCTGTCCTGGGCTGGCATTTTCTTCGGTGTCCTGGCCAGTCTGTGTGTGTCCCTGAACGCCATTTACACCAAAAAAGTCCTTCCGGCCGTAGACGGCAGCATCTGGCGCCTGACTTTCTACAACAACGTGAATGCCTGCTTCCTCTTCTTGCCCCTTCTGCTCGTATTCGGGGAGCTGAGCACCCTCAGTGCCTTTGACAAGCTTTACTCCTCCTACTTCTGGGGCATGATGACCCTCGGGGGCATTTTTGGCTTTGCTATCGGCTACGTGACTGGTTTGCAGATTAAATTCACCAGTCCTCTCACCCACAACATCTCTGGCACTGCCAAGGCCTGTGCCCAGACTGTCCTGGCCGTATCGTACTACCAGCAGACTAAGAGTTTCCTGTGGTGGACCAGCAATGTAATGGTGCTCGGCGGGTCCTTCTGCTACACGTGGGTGAAAGGTCTGGAAATGAAGAAGACGCAAGATCAGGATGAGCCGGCGAACAGTAACGAGGAGAAAAGTTCTCCGGGGGTGTAA